CGCGTTCCATCTTAAAATGAGCGAGCTCTGAATCAATCTGCTTGGCCAAATCTGAAAAAGAAGCTCGGGCAGTTTGACCGTCTTTCTTAAATGTTTCCATTTCATCCGCGCGCTCACCAGCCTTGGCGGGGGCAATATATTTCATATCACGATAACCTACATACTGTTCTAATGCTGCAACATCAACTTTCATCTATCATCGCTCCTTTAACTCATTATAACAAAGTGGTATAGTATTACCGACTCTACAATCGAAAGGGATTGAAAATTACTATGCAAAAAAGTGTCGTACTGGCCGAAAAACCTTCAGTCGCGCGTGACATTGCGCGTGTTTTGAAGTGTAACAAAAAAGGTCAAGGTTATTTGGAAGGTGACCGTTATATCGTAACTTGGGCGTTGGGACACCTCGTTACTTTAGCGGAACCAGAACAATACGATCAGAAATATAAAACGTGGAACTTAAATGATTTACCGATGCTGCCGAACAACCTGAAATTGACTGTTATTCGTCAAAGTGGCAAGCAGTACAATGCAGTGAAACAACAACTGCTTCGCAAGGACGTCAATGAAATCATCATTGCGACAGATGCCGGGCGTGAAGGGGAGCTGGTAGCACGTTGGGTTATTGATATGGCGAAAGTTAAAAAGCCAATCAAGCGTCTGTGGATTTCTTCCGTAACGGACAAAGCCATCAATGATGGTTTCAATAATTTGAAACCGGGCAAAAACTACGAAAATCTCTATCAATCAGCTGTGGCACGTTCGGAAGCGGACTGGTACATCGGGCTGAACGCAACGCGCGCCTTGACGACGAAGCACAATGCACAACTGAACTGTGGACGTGTACAGACTCCAATCGTTGCGATTATCGCCAAACGTGAAGATGAGATTAAACAATTCCAACCTAAAACGTATTACGGATTGGAAGCTCGCACCAGCGATGGACTCAAATTAACGTGGCGCGATAAACAGAACAACACCCGTTCCTTTAACCGTGAACAAATCCAAAAACTGCATAAGCAGCTAGGGACTTCTGATGCGACCGTTATAAATATTGATCGCAAACGCAAGTCGACACCTGCGCCGGGTTTATACGATCTAACGGAACTGCAACGGGACGCGAACCGCCTCTTCGGCTACTCTGCTAAAGAAACGCTGAACCTGATGCAAACTCTTTATGAGCGTCATAAATTGCTGACGTATCCGCGTACTGATTCGCGTTATTTATCTGCCGATATCGTTGGAACGATTCCTGATCGTTTGCGTGCCATCGCAATTCCGGCGTACCGTTCCGCAGCTAATATGATTCAAAACCAACCGATTAAAGTTAACAAATCATTTGTTGACGACGCAAGAGTTTCTGATCACCATGCGATTATTCCAACCGAAGAAGTTGTGCAATTGCAGAAGCTGACAGACCGTGAACGCAAAATTTACGACTTGGTTGTCAAACGATTCCTAGCGGTTTTATCACCGAATGAAGTGTGGGAACAAGTGACGTTAGAAGCTGATTTGCAGGGCGAACGTTTCTTTGCAAAAGGTAGAACGATTATTAATCCCGGATGGCGTGATATCTACAACCACCGCGAAGACGACGAGGATGAAGTAAAAGAGCAGCTCCTTCCAGAACTGGAGGCAGGCATGACTCTGGCGATTGACTATGTAAATGAAACAACGGGACAAACGAAACCCCCAGCACCATTTACAGAAGCGACCTTATTGTCAGCGATGGAAAATCCAACGTCCTATATGGAAGCAAGCAATAAAAAACTCGCTCAAACTTTGAAAGAAACCGGTGGATTGGGTACTGTTGCGACGCGTGCGGATATCATCGATAAATTATTTAACTCATTTATGATTGAAAAACGCGGCAATAATATTCACACGACTGGAAAAGGACGTCAGTTACTAGAATTGGTACCGGCAGAGTTGAAATCACCGGAACTGACTGCAGAGTGGGAACTGAAACTTGAAAAAATCGCAAAAGGTCAATTGAATAAAGCCGTCTTTATAGAAGAAATGAAAAACTATGCCAAAGCGATTGTGACGGAAATTAAGCAAGACGATACACAATTCAAGCACGATAACCTGACTTCAAAAGCTTGCCCAGATTGCGGCAAGCCAATGTTGGAAGTAAATGGTAAAAAAGGCAAAATGTTGGTTTGCCAAGACCGCGAGTGTGGCCACCGCAAGAATATTTCTCGTGTGACCAACGCACGTTGCCCACAGTGCCATAAGAAATTGGAAATGGTCGGCGAGGGCGACGGGCAGATGTTTGTCTGCAAGAATTGCGGACATCGCGAAAAACTTTCGGTGTTCCAAAGTCGTCGCAAGCAAAATAATAAAAAAGCGGACAAACGCGACGTCCAAAAATATTTGAAGATGCAACAAAAAGACGAGCCGGTCAATAACGGATTGTTTGACGCACTAAAAGGACTAAAACTAGATGATTAATAAAAGAAGCCGGGGAGTTATTTCCCGGCTTTTTTCATGCATACACATAAACCTAATAAAACGGACATGCAAGAGTAATCATGTCCGGGCTCATTTATTTCGCAAAAAACCAATTCTTTTGTTCGCAGATTCACATAGCAGTTATAGTCAACGTTTTCAGAAAATGGAGAACGCTTTTCTGAAAAGCTTTACAAATCCATTGAAAACGCAACCATTTTAGATGTTTGAACTATATTGACTGATTTGTCGCAAATCCGCACAAATGTCTCAATAGGTTATATATTGTATTTTAAATAATTTGAGCTATAATTATGGTATGCAATGGAAGCGATTTACATTCTTTATGACGTCCTTTTATTGTAAATATTATTCCAATAAAGGAAGGGAGTAACACCATGTCACAAAATCAATCTAGTACAACAGGGAATTACCATCGCGCGAAACAATGGGAAATCGCATTCTTCTCTTTGAACAACTCTGCTACTAACTTATACTTATTTGCTTTTGGATTCTTGACTTATTATGCAACTGGTATCGCTGGATTTACAACTTTGGTTGTAGGTAACTTGCTAGGAGCTGCACGTCTATTCGATGGTTTCATCGATCCAACAATCGGAGTTATTATGGACCGATTCAATACACGTTGGGGTAAATTCCGTCCCTTGATGATTGCTTCAAACATCGGGCTCGTTCTATCGTTCTTGCTATTATTCAGTACACACCGCTTTGAGGGAGCTCTACAAACAGTTATTTTCTTAATCGCTCTTATTTTCCATAAAGTCGTGTACTCATTCCAACAAACAGTAACAAAAGCTGCACAGCCAGCTTTGACAAATGATCCATCACAACGTCCATTGTTCTCCATCTATGACACTGTATTCAGTTCAATCGGAGTATTCGCATTAGGCCAAGTTGTTGTTTCTAACTTCTTATCACCACGTCACGGTGGCGAGTTTAACCAAGCATTCTATACAGAATTCCTTGGTGGTGTAATGATTCTTTCAGCAATTCTAACGACACTTGCTGTTATTGGTATCAGAAGAAAAGACCGCACAGAGTACTTTGGTCTTGGTGAAGATACTGTTGAAACGAAATCATTGAAAGATTACTGGTCTGTTATTAAAGGTAACAAGCCATTGCAAGTTCTAGCTATCAGTGGTGGTTTGATGAAGTTTAACGCACAGTTGATCGGTGACCAAGCGTTTATCGTTATTCTGTTCGGTATCATCTTAGGTAACTACGGTTTATCTGGACAAATTTCATTACTACAAATTATTCCTAACCTATTAGTCGTTATCTTGTTTACACGTCTTGCAACTAAGAAAGACTTGAAGTCATCTTATACAGCTGGTGTTTTAGTAGCACTTGCTTCGGCAGCTACAATGTTGACAATCTTGTTCTTCTCAGAAGACCCAACACAAATTTTCGTTAACGGTGGTTTACCATCAATCCTATTCATCATTGGATTTATCGGTCTAAAAGTTGGTAACTCTTACCCAACATCTGTTGTATTGACAATGTCAGCAGATATTACAGACTACGAAACTGCACGTTCAGGACGTTTCGTTTCTGGGTTGATTGGAACAATCTTCTCATTAACAGACTCTATTGCTTCATCTCTAGCTCCAATCGTAATCGGGTTCATCGTTGCAGGTGTTGGATTTACTGAAAGCTACCCAGATGCAAGTGAAAAATTAACATCTGCACTTCTAACAGGTGGGATGATCATGATCGGACTACCAATGGTTCTGTACTTGATCGTATTGGTATTAATCCGTATCTATCCACTTGATAGAGCAGCAATGGATCAGATTCAAACTGATATTGCAACTAAAAAGAGTAAAAGTAACTAATTAAACGTTCCCTGACCAGAGACACAAGTCTCTGGTCTATTTTTTTGTCCACGTGTACAATAGAAGAAAGGTAAAAAAAGGAGGAAAACAGAATGGACTTACATGGCTTGTTAGTACAAATTATTCCCAATCTTGCAGCAATTATCGAGTTAATTGGTGTCGTAGTAGTGGTATACGGCGTTATTCGCTCACTGTATTTATTTATTTTTTCAGGTGGGAATTTAATGGCATCTGATCCTAAATTAGATTTGGCCAAAGCGCTCGCCTACAGTTTAGAGTTCAAGTTGGCTGCGGAAATATTGAAATCAGTTGTGATTCAAACGCTTGATGAATTTATTATTCTCGCAGCCATCGTGGTATTGCGGGTGATTTTGACTTTTGTTATTCACTGGGAAATAGAATCCAGTGAGAAAAGTGATTTGGTCCATCGTTTAGATGAAGTAGAAGGCAACGAGAAGAAAAATGCGAATTGATAAAATATTGGAAGAAAAAGGATTTGGTTCGCGCAAAACGGTCAAGCGCCTCATTCAAAGAAAAGTTGTTTTGGTAGACGGCGAAGCAGTTACGAATGGGAGTTTTAACGTAGAGGGACGTCTGCATCAGGTCACTGTCCAGGGAGCGCCTATCAGTGGCTTTCCACATCAATATGTGATGCTGAATAAACCGGCTGGCGTCGTCACAGCCTTGACGGATGCGACCTGCGAAACAGTTTTAGATTTGATAAATGATAGGGATAAGACAGAGGGGTTGTATCCCGTTGGGCGCTTGGACCGCGACACGGAAGGGCTTCTCTTATTAACGGATAACGGCCAATTAGGTTACCAGTTACTCATTCCCGACAAGAAAGTTTCTAAAGTTTATGAAGTGACGACAAAAGAACCTTTGGAAACGACCGATATAGCAGCTTTTGCAGCTGGGATTGTCTTCATCGGTGGTGAAATGTGTAAACCGGCGCAACTAGAAATAGTGGATGCGCATCGTGCGCGTTTGAGTTTGTCAGAAGGAAAATTCCACCAAGTGAAAAAGATGTTTTTAGCAGTTGGAAAAAAAGTTGTTCATTTGAAACGGATAGCGATGGGGCCATTAGAGTTGGATGAAACTTTGCCTCTAGGGAGTTATCGCTCCTTAACTCAGCAAGAATTACAGTTACTTAAACCGTATTTTACGTATAAAGAGGGATAGACAATGCGAGAAATATATCATCAGATACAAGCACGCTTAGACCGCCTGGATTTTTCCGCTTTATGGCCGGGATTCAATCTGTTTCCATTTGCACTTTATGACGATCAAATCGTCTATTTAGCTGATTGTGAAATCCCTTGGGACGAACGCTTTCTCGCTAATACTGCGATTGCGTTTGAAGGCTCGTACATGGCCATCTGGAACATGGATTTTGAAGTAAATAAAGACTTAGATTTACTGACTGCAAATATAGTGCACGAAATGTTTCATTGCTATCAAAATGAACATGGTGAGAGCCGGTTTGCCAACGATTTGGAACTTTTGCGCTATCCTTTAGATATTGAGATATTTCAAACAAAGTACGCAGAAAATGAACGATTGGTGCACTATATTCAAACGGCTGACAGGTCAGCGTTGCAGCAATTCGTCTATTTGCGTGACACGCGTCATAAGAAAACACCTGTGCATATAGAAAATGAATGGAAGATTGAAACAATCGAAGGTGCAGCCGAGTTTGTCGGTATGCGGGCTCTTCGGCAGTTAGCACCGGATAAGTTTGAGGAGCGGCTTCAGTCCTATCTGGCAGCCATTACCGGCTTGTCCGCCGAAATACTGGCTGTTCGTCGTCAAGCCTATTACACGGGAACATTACTGCTGCTAGCACTTCCACCCGTGGAGTTGAATCAAACTGAGTTGATTTACAAACAATTGACTAAAGAAATTGAACCACTCCCTTTTAGCGTTAGGCATGAAGAAAAAATTACACAGATTTTGAAAGAAGAAACAGAGCAGCGTAAAGCAATCATGACGCACTTCACTGAAAAGGAACATATCACTGGGAAGATAACCGGATATGATCCTATGAATATGGTGCGTTGGCAAGATTTTATTTATTGTAAGCATTTTGTAAAAGTGGGCGCGACATTTTTATCAGGGCCGCTTGTTCTGGAAATGCAAATCGATAGCTTGAATGACGTGCAGGCAGTTTATCGCAAGAATTTTAGAGGCAAGCAGTAAAGGTTAAAACTTACTGCTTGCTTTTTATACGAAATAATTCACAAACTAACATTAGAATTTAAAATACGCTAAAAAAGTACTATATTAACAATGGAACCCGTTACTCACCCCTAAAAATGATAATTTAAGCGCTAACACTTAGAGGATAATGAGAGAAGATGAGAATGCTTTTCTTGTATTGCTCACTAATTGTGATAATGTTAACTATGTAATAAATAATAAAGGAGTCGAGGATAATGGAACAAAAAATACAGTACTCATTTAAAGATTATATGAACAAGGTATTAGCTGGAACGGCCAGTGGTGTCGTAGTTGGGCTAATCGCAAATGCCATTTTAGGTGGTATACTAAAAGCGCTTATTCCTTATGGATCTATTTTCGCGACAATGGCAAGTGTTGTGAGTATTATGCAATTTGTAACACCAGCATTGATTGGTGTTTTGGTAGGGATGCAATTCAAATTTAATGCAATCGAGAGCGTTATTATTGGTGCGGCAACTTATCTGGGTTCGGGTGCTTATACGGTAACTGAAGCAGGTGTTCAAATGGTCGGTATCGGTGACCTTGTGAACGTGATG
This genomic interval from Jeotgalibaca porci contains the following:
- a CDS encoding DNA topoisomerase III; this translates as MQKSVVLAEKPSVARDIARVLKCNKKGQGYLEGDRYIVTWALGHLVTLAEPEQYDQKYKTWNLNDLPMLPNNLKLTVIRQSGKQYNAVKQQLLRKDVNEIIIATDAGREGELVARWVIDMAKVKKPIKRLWISSVTDKAINDGFNNLKPGKNYENLYQSAVARSEADWYIGLNATRALTTKHNAQLNCGRVQTPIVAIIAKREDEIKQFQPKTYYGLEARTSDGLKLTWRDKQNNTRSFNREQIQKLHKQLGTSDATVINIDRKRKSTPAPGLYDLTELQRDANRLFGYSAKETLNLMQTLYERHKLLTYPRTDSRYLSADIVGTIPDRLRAIAIPAYRSAANMIQNQPIKVNKSFVDDARVSDHHAIIPTEEVVQLQKLTDRERKIYDLVVKRFLAVLSPNEVWEQVTLEADLQGERFFAKGRTIINPGWRDIYNHREDDEDEVKEQLLPELEAGMTLAIDYVNETTGQTKPPAPFTEATLLSAMENPTSYMEASNKKLAQTLKETGGLGTVATRADIIDKLFNSFMIEKRGNNIHTTGKGRQLLELVPAELKSPELTAEWELKLEKIAKGQLNKAVFIEEMKNYAKAIVTEIKQDDTQFKHDNLTSKACPDCGKPMLEVNGKKGKMLVCQDRECGHRKNISRVTNARCPQCHKKLEMVGEGDGQMFVCKNCGHREKLSVFQSRRKQNNKKADKRDVQKYLKMQQKDEPVNNGLFDALKGLKLDD
- a CDS encoding 16S rRNA pseudouridine(516) synthase encodes the protein MRIDKILEEKGFGSRKTVKRLIQRKVVLVDGEAVTNGSFNVEGRLHQVTVQGAPISGFPHQYVMLNKPAGVVTALTDATCETVLDLINDRDKTEGLYPVGRLDRDTEGLLLLTDNGQLGYQLLIPDKKVSKVYEVTTKEPLETTDIAAFAAGIVFIGGEMCKPAQLEIVDAHRARLSLSEGKFHQVKKMFLAVGKKVVHLKRIAMGPLELDETLPLGSYRSLTQQELQLLKPYFTYKEG
- a CDS encoding DUF1622 domain-containing protein produces the protein MDLHGLLVQIIPNLAAIIELIGVVVVVYGVIRSLYLFIFSGGNLMASDPKLDLAKALAYSLEFKLAAEILKSVVIQTLDEFIILAAIVVLRVILTFVIHWEIESSEKSDLVHRLDEVEGNEKKNAN
- a CDS encoding MFS transporter, which produces MSQNQSSTTGNYHRAKQWEIAFFSLNNSATNLYLFAFGFLTYYATGIAGFTTLVVGNLLGAARLFDGFIDPTIGVIMDRFNTRWGKFRPLMIASNIGLVLSFLLLFSTHRFEGALQTVIFLIALIFHKVVYSFQQTVTKAAQPALTNDPSQRPLFSIYDTVFSSIGVFALGQVVVSNFLSPRHGGEFNQAFYTEFLGGVMILSAILTTLAVIGIRRKDRTEYFGLGEDTVETKSLKDYWSVIKGNKPLQVLAISGGLMKFNAQLIGDQAFIVILFGIILGNYGLSGQISLLQIIPNLLVVILFTRLATKKDLKSSYTAGVLVALASAATMLTILFFSEDPTQIFVNGGLPSILFIIGFIGLKVGNSYPTSVVLTMSADITDYETARSGRFVSGLIGTIFSLTDSIASSLAPIVIGFIVAGVGFTESYPDASEKLTSALLTGGMIMIGLPMVLYLIVLVLIRIYPLDRAAMDQIQTDIATKKSKSN